The following proteins are co-located in the Neodiprion virginianus isolate iyNeoVirg1 chromosome 6, iyNeoVirg1.1, whole genome shotgun sequence genome:
- the LOC124306878 gene encoding tubulin polyglutamylase TTLL13-like isoform X2 gives MNVNGGSKRPLVVLREVRENGETRENRLDYCGDGCISGDCTEVQSHETTFDNRHKRVLISSDSSKSADKLVESNRPGMGKDSNPFFNPCKNDHPAREMMKEDAKVVLFHSDIPHAETDDVDSKKGEDEKPPKMAKKKKRRFLTICTSNCKYEVVRRVAARFGMKEVTEDSSWNLYWTDLSVSIERAKDMKRFQKVNHFPGMTEICRKDLLARNLNRMLRLFPKDYNFFPKTWCLPADHGEAISYAKVRRTKTFIVKPDTGCQGRGIYLTKNLKDVKPYDRMICQVYISRPFLVDGFKFDLRVYTLITSCDPLRIYIYNDGLARFATSRYKEPTGHNTSNVFMHLTNYAVNKHSRMYIVDDEAGSKRKISTLNKWLKMKEVDVDELWSRIDEVIIKTVLAAYPVLKHSYHTCFPTHDTTYACFELLGFDVLLDWKLKPYLLEVNHSPSFHTDAQIDKDIKESLLIDTFDILNFQQCDKKKIIEEDRKRVRERLLQGINSRDSSLNDAVSSGVGKCEKPEESAVEKQYKWEDEHLGNFRRVYPGPGTEKYDPFFKQGGSSMFQDTAASRAREEAAKVHREEAELRIKEQEGKRMLGKWSDRRLRPESPVSNKKSAAVIIGQDKSKPKVLAKKMKKPAAIQFTENNLYSFEPEIICESEERDRITALAQRDFLIKSYGMLEQIYLAMKKNGTLRPEDEKKYGLYGKLGYMNDISLNGSALGQKSYYSYQNISVKKPARFQPMANQSAEYMLKVVKGSKKSVVT, from the exons ATGAACGTGAATGGAGGTAGTAAACGACCTCTGGTAGTTTTACGAGAGGTGAGAGAAAATGGGGAGACGAGAGAAAATCGCCTGGACTACTGCGGTGACGGTTGCATTTCTGGTGATTGCACTGAGGTCCAGTCGCACGAAACAACCTTCGATAATCGTCACAAAAGAGTGCTCATCTCATCTGATTCGTCAAAGTCTGCCGACAAATTGGTTGAGAGTAATCGGCCCGGTATGGGAAAGGATTCAAACCCATTTTTCAACCCTTGCAAGAACGATCATCCAGCCCGAGAAATGATGAAAGAAGATGCGAAAG TTGTCTTATTTCACTCGGATATTCCCCACGCAGAGACCGACGACGTGGATTCGAAAAAAGGGGAGGATGAGAAACCTCCAAagatggcaaaaaaaaagaaacgaag ATTTCTGACGATTTGTACGAGCAACTGTAAGTACGAAGTTGTGAGAAGAGTCGCGGCGCGATTTGGAATGAAAGAAGTGACGGAGGACAGCAGCTGGAATTTGTATTGGACGGATCTGAGTGTCAGCATAGAACGAGCCAAAGACATGAAGCGGTTTCAAAAAGTTAATCATTTCCCCGGGATGACGGAGATATGCCGGAAAGATTTACTCGCCAGAAACCTTAATCGGATGCTCAGACTTTTTCCAAAAGATTACAACTTCTTTCCGAAAACGTGGTGTCTTCCTGCCGA TCACGGAGAAGCGATTTCGTACGCCaaagtgcgaagaaccaaaaCCTTCATTGTGAAACCGGATACTGGATGTCAAGGACGCGGTATATACTTGACCAAAAATTTGAAGGACGTTAAACCGTACGACAGGATGATTTGTCAGGTTTACATATCGAGA CCATTTCTCGTCGATGGATTCAAGTTCGATCTGCGCGTTTATACCTTAATAACTTCGTGCGACCCCCTgagaatttatatttacaatgaCGGTCTCGCAAG GTTTGCTACGAGTCGTTACAAGGAACCAACTGGTCACAATACCTCGAACGTTTTTATGCATCTAACCAATTACGCGGTGAACAAACACAGCCGTATGTACATCGTTGACGATGAAGCCGGAAGCAAGAG aaaaatttcaaccctcAACAAATGGCTGAAAATGAAAGAGGTAGACGTCGACGAGTTGTGGTCGAGAATCGACGAGGTCATTATAAAAACGGTACTGGCTGCGTATCCGGTTCTCAAGCACAGCTATCACACTTGTTTTCCAACCCACGACACGACTTACGCGTGTTTCGAACTTCTCGGCTTCGACGTTCTTCTCGACTGGAAATTGAAGCCGTATCTGTTAGAG GTAAACCATTCACCGAGCTTTCATACCGACGCCCAAATTGATAAAGATATCAAAGAATCTCTGCTGATCGACACGTTTGacatactgaattttcaacaatgtgataaaaagaaaatcatcgAAGAGGATAGAAAGAGGGTCAGGGAAAGACTGCTTCAGGGAATAAATTCCAGAGATTCTAG CCTAAACGACGCGGTATCGTCAGGTGTAGGAAAATGTGAGAAACCAGAGGAAAGCGCAGTTGAGAAACAGTACAAATGGGAGGACGAGCATTTGGGAAATTTCAGAAGAGTCTATCCAGGCCCAGGCACTGAGAAATATGATCCCTTCTTCAAGCAGGGTGGAAGCTCAATGTTTCAAGACACAGCTGCGTCCAGGGCTCGCGAAGAGGCTGCCAAGGTGCACAGAGAAGAAGCAGAG TTACGGATTAAGGAGCAGGAGGGTAAAAGGATGCTTGGCAAATGGAGCGATCGCAGACTGCGGCCCGAAAGTCCTGTGAGCAATAAAAAATCAGCAGCTGTTATAATCGGCCAAGACAAGAGCAAGCCAAAAGTTTTGGCGAAAAAG atgaaaaaaCCAGCTGCGATTCAATTTACTGAGAATAATCTGTACTCTTTTGAACCTGAGATAATTTGCGAGTCTGAGGAAAGGGATCGTATAACCGCTTTGGCGCAGCgtgattttttgataaaaagcTACGGCATGTTAGAGCAAATATATTTGGCTATGAAAAAGAACGGCACCTTGCGACcggaggatgaaaaaaaatacggacTGTACGGAAAACTTGGATACATGAATGATATCTCGTTGAATGGGTCTGCTCTTGGTCAAAAATCGTACTATTCTTACCAGAATATATCGGTGAAAAAACCTGCAAGGTTTCAACCGATGGCAAACCAAAGTGCCGAATACATGTTAAAA GTAGTAAAGGGCTCGAAAAAGTCTGTAGTGACGTAA
- the LOC124306880 gene encoding D-aspartate oxidase, protein MNIAVIGAGVVGAATSLAIKEAFPVSRVTVFADAFSPQTTGDGSAGLWTPYLLGNTPAEDVLRWSGETYRWMLSIWKSESAGDAGVSLIPITRVTSDARGVSEQAWTSTVFGSRRMSLGDLRRLNEEQAAEYTSGWQFITFTAEPTRLIPWILAKFKSLGGNIVKRKISKLDELVDESYDLLVNCTGLGARDLIGDATMQPVRGQVSRVEASWAFHVFLVEDEAGNYVIPNVESVVLGGTHQENDYDCRIREEDEKFIHEGCCKLLPALRECNIIKRWVGLRPGRPRVRLETESREAENGKKFTVIHNYGHGGSGVTLCWGCALDVVRIVHGLKAEKNLSKL, encoded by the exons ATGAATATCGCGGTTATTGGCGCAGGTGTCGTTGGCGCCGCGACGTCTCTCGCCATTAAGGAAGCATTTCCGGTCTCACGAGTCACCGTCTTCGCCGACGCTTTTTCGCCCCAGACGACCGGCGACGGAAGTGCGGGACTCTGGACTCCCTATCTTTTGGGAAACACCCCCGCCGAAGACGTCTT GCGTTGGTCCGGAGAAACTTATCGCTGGATGCTGAGTATTTGGAAAAGCGAGTCGGCGGGAGATGCTGGGGTTTCTCTTATTCCGATCACCAGGGTGACCAGCGATGCTCGGGGCGTTTCCGAGCAGGCTTGGACTTCTACGGTTTTTGGCTCTCGCAGAATGTCCCTCGGCGATTTGAGGAGACTGAACGAGGAGCAGGCTGCTGAATACAC AAGCGGATGGCAATTCATAACTTTCACTGCCGAACCAACGCGCCTCATACCCTGGATTTTGGCGAAATTTAAATCACTAGGCggaaatattgtgaaaaggaaaatttcGAAGCTTGATGAATTAGTTGACGAAAGTTATGACCTGTTGGTCAACTGCACCGGTCTTGGAGCTCGCGATCTGATTGGAGACGCGACAATGCAACCTGTTCGAGGACAGGTCTCCAGG GTTGAGGCTTCCTGGGCATTTCATGTATTCCTTGTTGAAGACGAAGCCGGAAACTACGTAATTCCAAA TGTTGAAAGCGTGGTTCTCGGCGGCACTCATCAGGAAAATGATTACGACTGCAGGATTCGAGAGGAAGACGAAAAGTTCATTCACGAAGGATGCTGTAAATTGCTTCCAGCTTTACGG GAATGTAATATCATAAAGCGATGGGTTGGTCTTCGTCCTGGCAGACCTCGAGTACGATTAGAAACAGAAAGTCGAGAAGCAGAGAACGGGAAGAAATTTACG GTCATTCATAATTATGGACATGGTGGAAGCGGAGTTACTTTATGCTGGGGTTGCGCACTCGATGTTGTGAGAATCGTGCACGGTTTGAAGGCTGAGAAGAATCTCTccaaattataa
- the LOC124306878 gene encoding tubulin polyglutamylase TTLL13-like isoform X1 — protein MNVNGGSKRPLVVLREVRENGETRENRLDYCGDGCISGDCTEVQSHETTFDNRHKRVLISSDSSKSADKLVESNRPGMGKDSNPFFNPCKNDHPAREMMKEDAKETDDVDSKKGEDEKPPKMAKKKKRRFLTICTSNCKYEVVRRVAARFGMKEVTEDSSWNLYWTDLSVSIERAKDMKRFQKVNHFPGMTEICRKDLLARNLNRMLRLFPKDYNFFPKTWCLPADHGEAISYAKVRRTKTFIVKPDTGCQGRGIYLTKNLKDVKPYDRMICQVYISRPFLVDGFKFDLRVYTLITSCDPLRIYIYNDGLARFATSRYKEPTGHNTSNVFMHLTNYAVNKHSRMYIVDDEAGSKRKISTLNKWLKMKEVDVDELWSRIDEVIIKTVLAAYPVLKHSYHTCFPTHDTTYACFELLGFDVLLDWKLKPYLLEVNHSPSFHTDAQIDKDIKESLLIDTFDILNFQQCDKKKIIEEDRKRVRERLLQGINSRDSSLNDAVSSGVGKCEKPEESAVEKQYKWEDEHLGNFRRVYPGPGTEKYDPFFKQGGSSMFQDTAASRAREEAAKVHREEAELRIKEQEGKRMLGKWSDRRLRPESPVSNKKSAAVIIGQDKSKPKVLAKKMKKPAAIQFTENNLYSFEPEIICESEERDRITALAQRDFLIKSYGMLEQIYLAMKKNGTLRPEDEKKYGLYGKLGYMNDISLNGSALGQKSYYSYQNISVKKPARFQPMANQSAEYMLKYRLAGSANGYKNGDKCLKIMCNEAPVYVRPDIPEKFWIEELNANERDARITKTHMARTLSNAVRLHALEKRETSNPSNVQV, from the exons ATGAACGTGAATGGAGGTAGTAAACGACCTCTGGTAGTTTTACGAGAGGTGAGAGAAAATGGGGAGACGAGAGAAAATCGCCTGGACTACTGCGGTGACGGTTGCATTTCTGGTGATTGCACTGAGGTCCAGTCGCACGAAACAACCTTCGATAATCGTCACAAAAGAGTGCTCATCTCATCTGATTCGTCAAAGTCTGCCGACAAATTGGTTGAGAGTAATCGGCCCGGTATGGGAAAGGATTCAAACCCATTTTTCAACCCTTGCAAGAACGATCATCCAGCCCGAGAAATGATGAAAGAAGATGCGAAAG AGACCGACGACGTGGATTCGAAAAAAGGGGAGGATGAGAAACCTCCAAagatggcaaaaaaaaagaaacgaag ATTTCTGACGATTTGTACGAGCAACTGTAAGTACGAAGTTGTGAGAAGAGTCGCGGCGCGATTTGGAATGAAAGAAGTGACGGAGGACAGCAGCTGGAATTTGTATTGGACGGATCTGAGTGTCAGCATAGAACGAGCCAAAGACATGAAGCGGTTTCAAAAAGTTAATCATTTCCCCGGGATGACGGAGATATGCCGGAAAGATTTACTCGCCAGAAACCTTAATCGGATGCTCAGACTTTTTCCAAAAGATTACAACTTCTTTCCGAAAACGTGGTGTCTTCCTGCCGA TCACGGAGAAGCGATTTCGTACGCCaaagtgcgaagaaccaaaaCCTTCATTGTGAAACCGGATACTGGATGTCAAGGACGCGGTATATACTTGACCAAAAATTTGAAGGACGTTAAACCGTACGACAGGATGATTTGTCAGGTTTACATATCGAGA CCATTTCTCGTCGATGGATTCAAGTTCGATCTGCGCGTTTATACCTTAATAACTTCGTGCGACCCCCTgagaatttatatttacaatgaCGGTCTCGCAAG GTTTGCTACGAGTCGTTACAAGGAACCAACTGGTCACAATACCTCGAACGTTTTTATGCATCTAACCAATTACGCGGTGAACAAACACAGCCGTATGTACATCGTTGACGATGAAGCCGGAAGCAAGAG aaaaatttcaaccctcAACAAATGGCTGAAAATGAAAGAGGTAGACGTCGACGAGTTGTGGTCGAGAATCGACGAGGTCATTATAAAAACGGTACTGGCTGCGTATCCGGTTCTCAAGCACAGCTATCACACTTGTTTTCCAACCCACGACACGACTTACGCGTGTTTCGAACTTCTCGGCTTCGACGTTCTTCTCGACTGGAAATTGAAGCCGTATCTGTTAGAG GTAAACCATTCACCGAGCTTTCATACCGACGCCCAAATTGATAAAGATATCAAAGAATCTCTGCTGATCGACACGTTTGacatactgaattttcaacaatgtgataaaaagaaaatcatcgAAGAGGATAGAAAGAGGGTCAGGGAAAGACTGCTTCAGGGAATAAATTCCAGAGATTCTAG CCTAAACGACGCGGTATCGTCAGGTGTAGGAAAATGTGAGAAACCAGAGGAAAGCGCAGTTGAGAAACAGTACAAATGGGAGGACGAGCATTTGGGAAATTTCAGAAGAGTCTATCCAGGCCCAGGCACTGAGAAATATGATCCCTTCTTCAAGCAGGGTGGAAGCTCAATGTTTCAAGACACAGCTGCGTCCAGGGCTCGCGAAGAGGCTGCCAAGGTGCACAGAGAAGAAGCAGAG TTACGGATTAAGGAGCAGGAGGGTAAAAGGATGCTTGGCAAATGGAGCGATCGCAGACTGCGGCCCGAAAGTCCTGTGAGCAATAAAAAATCAGCAGCTGTTATAATCGGCCAAGACAAGAGCAAGCCAAAAGTTTTGGCGAAAAAG atgaaaaaaCCAGCTGCGATTCAATTTACTGAGAATAATCTGTACTCTTTTGAACCTGAGATAATTTGCGAGTCTGAGGAAAGGGATCGTATAACCGCTTTGGCGCAGCgtgattttttgataaaaagcTACGGCATGTTAGAGCAAATATATTTGGCTATGAAAAAGAACGGCACCTTGCGACcggaggatgaaaaaaaatacggacTGTACGGAAAACTTGGATACATGAATGATATCTCGTTGAATGGGTCTGCTCTTGGTCAAAAATCGTACTATTCTTACCAGAATATATCGGTGAAAAAACCTGCAAGGTTTCAACCGATGGCAAACCAAAGTGCCGAATACATGTTAAAA TATCGATTAGCAGGCTCTGCAAACGGATACAAAAATGGGGATAAAT gtttaaaaataatgtgcAACGAGGCACCGGTTTACGTGAGACCGGATATCCCGGAAAAATTTTGGATCGAAGAGTTGAATGCGAACGAACGAGACGCGAGAATCACAAAAACTCATATGGCTAGAACATTGTCAAACGCCGTGCGGCTCCATGCTTTGGAGAAAAGAGAGACGTCAAATCCTTCGAACGTACAAGTATAG